From Cercospora beticola chromosome 6, complete sequence, a single genomic window includes:
- the AQP9 gene encoding Aquaporin-9, protein MAANKHSPTMEHDFQYAEKPHSQEDGIMNITHRERMSDSDLLSEGATVATVSSAYAERGAPINRSLTAELKKESNSALTWSKLRRTLRDPFSEFMGVFILIMFGDGVVAQVVLSRGEKGDYQSISWGWGIGVMLGVYSSGISGGHINPAVTFANCVFRKFPWRKFPVYMLAQTLGAMAAAAVVYANYKSAIDEFEGGVGIRTVTGENASAGVFCTYPAPFMTRTGMFFSEFIASTLLMFLIYAIKDDHNIGAKNLTPLALFFIIFGIGACFGWETGYAINLARDFGPRLVSYMIGYGTEVWSAGGYYFWIPMVSPFLGCLFGGFLYDVLLFTGQSPINTPYWGLYRVVPSLRRKYAGTRWDEESLKSDD, encoded by the exons ATGGCGGCGAACAAGCACTCCCCGACGATGGAGCACGACTTTCAGTATGCCGAGAAGCCACACTCACAAGAGGACGGGATCATGAACATAACCCACAGAGAGCGAATGTCCGATTCGGATTTACTGTCAGAAGGTGCCACTGTTGCCACCGTTTCTTCCGCATACGCAGAGCGAGGCGCTCCCATCAACCGTAGTCTGACAGcggagctgaagaaggaatCAAACTCAGCGTTGACATGGAGCAAACTTCGGCGGACATTGCGCGATCCCTTTTCTGAGTTCATGGGAGT ATTCATTCTTATCATGTTTGGCGATGGCGTCGTGGCCCAAGTCGTACTAAGTCGTGGAGAGAAAGG CGATTACCAATCCATCTCGTGGGGATGG GGCATTGGTGTCATGCTTGGTGTGTACTCATCCGGTATCTCTGGAGGCCACATCAACCCAGCTGTCACATTTGCAAACTGTGTGTTTCGCAAATTTCCATGGAGGAAGTTTCCCGTATACATGTTGGCGCAAACTCTGGGGGCAatggctgctgccgctgtcgTTTACGCCAACTACAAGTCTGCCATTGATGAATTCGAAGGAGGCGTCGGCATCCGGACCGTGACTGGAGAGAATGCATCCGCCGGTGTCTTCTGCACCTACCCTGCACCATTCATGACCAGGACTGGCATGTTCTTCTCGGAATTCATTGCCAGCACGTTGTTGATGTTCTTGATTTACGCCATCAAGGATGACCACAACATCGGTGCAAAGAACCTCACACCACTAGCATTGTTCTTCATCATTTTTGGTATTGGTGCTTGCTTCGGTTGGGAGACCGGGTACGCAATCAACCTGGCCCGTGACTTTGGACCTCGTCTCGTATCGTATATGATCGGATATGGCACGGAGGTCTGGTCCGCGGGTGGCTA CTACTTCTGGATTCCCATGGTTTCACCGTTCTTGGGGTGCCTCTTCGGTGGCTTTTTGTACGATGTTCTCCTGTTCACCGGCCAAAGTCCGATCAACACGCCGTACTGGGGCCTTTATCGAGTTGTACCAAGTCTGCGCAGAAAGTACGCGGGAACGAGGTGGGATGAAGAGTCGTTGAAGAGCGATGATTGA